From the genome of Pseudosulfitobacter sp. DSM 107133, one region includes:
- a CDS encoding dihydrodipicolinate synthase family protein, which yields MTHDLTKALTGISGILVTPYDAAGEIAPDKLAPIIDRAIGAGVHIPVVNGNTGEFYALTTDEACTMVREVTQMVAGRAPVLAGVGRGIRDACVLARASADAGADALMIHQPPDPFVSPRGTVDYIKAVREASGGLPVMLYLRNDAMGPEGIARLCEVEGVKGVKWATPHPLNLARAIAACPDHIVWVGGLAEVWAPPLYAVGARGFTSGLINVWPERSMEIHAALDAGDYPKANRLIDEMRVFEDIRAEEQNGTNVTGVKAALMAIGQDCGPTRPPSAWPLTDRQQAALDGFVTANGLAGL from the coding sequence ATGACCCACGATCTGACAAAAGCACTGACCGGTATTTCGGGCATTCTGGTGACCCCCTATGACGCCGCAGGAGAGATCGCACCCGACAAGCTCGCGCCGATCATCGACCGCGCCATCGGGGCGGGGGTGCATATACCCGTGGTCAACGGCAACACCGGCGAGTTCTACGCGCTGACCACCGACGAGGCCTGTACCATGGTGCGCGAAGTCACGCAGATGGTGGCAGGGCGCGCGCCGGTTCTGGCCGGTGTCGGGCGCGGCATCCGCGACGCCTGTGTGCTGGCCCGCGCCAGCGCCGACGCAGGCGCCGATGCGCTGATGATCCACCAGCCGCCCGATCCCTTCGTGTCGCCGCGCGGAACGGTGGATTACATCAAGGCGGTGCGCGAGGCGTCGGGCGGGCTGCCCGTCATGCTGTACCTGCGCAACGACGCCATGGGCCCCGAGGGCATCGCCCGCCTGTGCGAGGTCGAGGGGGTCAAGGGCGTGAAATGGGCCACGCCGCACCCGCTGAACCTGGCCCGCGCCATCGCGGCCTGTCCCGATCATATCGTCTGGGTCGGCGGGCTGGCCGAGGTCTGGGCACCACCGCTCTATGCCGTGGGCGCGCGGGGGTTCACCTCGGGGCTGATCAACGTCTGGCCCGAACGGTCGATGGAAATTCACGCGGCACTGGACGCGGGCGATTACCCGAAGGCCAACCGCCTGATCGACGAGATGCGCGTGTTCGAAGACATCCGCGCCGAAGAGCAGAACGGCACCAACGTCACCGGCGTCAAGGCCGCGCTGATGGCCATCGGCCAGGACTGCGGCCCGACGCGCCCGCCCTCCGCATGGCCCCTGACCGACCGCCAGCAGGCCGCGCTGGACGGGTTTGTAACAGCGAACGGGTTGGCGGGGCTGTAG
- a CDS encoding TRAP transporter fused permease subunit: MTTPSDIRPPQAIRFHTMARILGLVLVVIGLFNTTPSIPGLDAWVAQAVGNPGFVIRKFPYEYLYPLAFVLMMVIVALNHSFWVDALGKTRGRRIFGACMDVALVTMAIALSLSYLIEIDSICLIDQFTGERAELIARALIEEKEFAELYGLPAPTSVDDPSCINTLGVWLFAVVGAGIAVFLGYNVKVWGFPLVAVAIVVAAYTLITVLVWYYFGADDTNKYLITKLGGEPRTLMDGRPNIEDVLVNTSQGLMGRFMGILLSTVFPYIVLGSLFGISAGGQSLIKLAFLWTRRLRGGPAHAAIVSSALFGTISGGPVVNVLSTGVLTIPMMLKRGFSKTFAGGIEAAASSGGQIMPPVMGVAAFVLAAMTAVPYREVIIAAIIPSVAYFGCLFLTVVFQARKQKIEAVGDKTPDMMLNRQDLLNLVMIFGPILLILFLLVTPKEAIGCGPVAALFNIQTIATDTTCRAVDLPFLFQLVQNSAGDAGSAGWWAVFLLAILFLLDPAFRRKPAQLVGALADAGILISTLYLMFLSVSVIDFCLNFTGLSGFIARDVLSALRLFGTELQTGGIFLFAALFVTMLMSILLGMGMPTVPAYVNVALLMGPLVIGLGIAPFTAHMFIFFFAVASAITPPVAVAAFAAASITKADPMRTGFSAVRAGVVMFVLPFVFVFYPELLLIDAAKVDPNALAGTEAFLAGYSSGIDWPALALVVVRVMLGLYLLASALSRYDRHPLGRAEIGLRLALGLGVVMHSPMIWGPAVALTAAYLAWYTISATRRVATP; encoded by the coding sequence ATGACAACCCCATCCGACATCCGGCCGCCACAGGCCATCAGATTTCACACCATGGCCCGCATTCTGGGGCTGGTGCTGGTTGTTATCGGCCTGTTCAATACCACCCCGTCGATCCCCGGTTTGGATGCATGGGTTGCGCAAGCGGTTGGCAATCCGGGCTTTGTGATCCGCAAGTTTCCCTACGAATACCTGTACCCGCTGGCCTTTGTGCTGATGATGGTCATTGTGGCCCTGAACCATTCGTTCTGGGTCGATGCGCTTGGCAAGACACGGGGCCGCCGTATCTTTGGGGCGTGCATGGATGTGGCGCTGGTGACGATGGCCATCGCCCTGTCGCTGTCTTACCTGATCGAAATCGATTCCATCTGCCTGATTGACCAGTTCACCGGCGAACGCGCCGAACTGATCGCCCGCGCGCTGATCGAGGAAAAGGAATTTGCCGAGCTGTACGGCCTGCCTGCGCCCACCAGCGTTGATGATCCTTCGTGTATCAACACGCTTGGGGTCTGGCTGTTCGCCGTGGTCGGCGCTGGGATCGCGGTGTTTCTGGGCTATAACGTCAAGGTCTGGGGCTTTCCGCTGGTCGCTGTCGCCATTGTTGTAGCCGCCTATACGTTGATTACGGTGCTGGTCTGGTACTATTTCGGCGCGGATGACACGAACAAATACCTGATTACAAAGCTGGGTGGCGAGCCGCGCACGCTGATGGACGGGCGCCCCAACATCGAAGACGTGCTGGTCAACACATCCCAGGGGTTGATGGGCCGCTTTATGGGCATCCTGCTGAGCACCGTGTTTCCCTATATCGTGCTGGGATCGCTGTTTGGCATTTCAGCGGGCGGCCAATCGCTGATCAAGCTGGCGTTTCTGTGGACCCGTCGTTTGCGCGGCGGGCCGGCCCATGCGGCCATCGTTTCGTCGGCCTTGTTCGGCACCATTTCGGGCGGGCCGGTTGTCAACGTGCTGTCCACCGGCGTGCTGACCATCCCGATGATGCTGAAACGCGGCTTTTCCAAAACCTTTGCCGGCGGGATCGAGGCTGCCGCGTCATCGGGCGGGCAGATCATGCCGCCGGTGATGGGGGTTGCGGCCTTTGTGCTGGCCGCGATGACGGCGGTGCCCTACCGCGAGGTCATCATCGCCGCGATCATCCCGTCGGTCGCCTATTTCGGCTGCCTGTTCCTGACCGTCGTATTCCAGGCCCGCAAACAAAAGATCGAAGCGGTCGGGGACAAGACACCCGACATGATGCTGAACCGTCAGGACCTGCTGAACCTTGTGATGATCTTTGGCCCGATCCTGTTGATCCTGTTCCTGCTGGTGACGCCCAAAGAAGCCATCGGCTGCGGACCCGTCGCCGCCCTGTTCAACATCCAGACCATCGCGACCGACACCACCTGCCGCGCGGTTGACCTGCCGTTCCTGTTCCAGCTGGTGCAGAACAGCGCGGGCGACGCAGGGTCGGCGGGCTGGTGGGCCGTGTTCCTGCTGGCGATCCTGTTCCTGCTGGACCCGGCATTTCGCCGCAAGCCTGCGCAACTGGTCGGCGCGCTGGCCGACGCCGGTATTCTGATCTCGACGCTGTACCTGATGTTCCTGTCGGTTTCGGTCATCGACTTTTGCCTGAACTTTACCGGCCTGTCGGGGTTCATCGCGCGTGATGTGCTGTCAGCCCTGCGTCTGTTCGGGACCGAGCTGCAAACCGGTGGCATTTTCCTGTTTGCGGCGCTGTTCGTGACCATGCTGATGTCGATCCTGCTGGGCATGGGCATGCCCACGGTGCCGGCCTATGTGAACGTCGCCTTGCTGATGGGGCCGCTGGTGATCGGGCTGGGCATCGCGCCGTTTACCGCACATATGTTCATCTTTTTCTTTGCTGTTGCCTCGGCCATCACGCCGCCCGTTGCCGTGGCCGCCTTTGCCGCCGCCTCGATCACCAAGGCCGATCCGATGCGCACAGGCTTTTCTGCCGTGCGTGCAGGCGTGGTGATGTTCGTGCTGCCCTTTGTCTTTGTTTTCTATCCCGAACTGCTGCTGATCGACGCGGCCAAGGTCGACCCCAATGCCCTTGCGGGGACCGAAGCGTTCCTGGCGGGTTACAGCAGCGGCATTGACTGGCCTGCGCTGGCGCTGGTTGTTGTGCGGGTCATGCTGGGCCTCTATCTGCTGGCCAGCGCCCTGTCGCGCTATGACCGTCACCCGCTGGGCCGCGCCGAGATCGGCTTGCGGCTGGCGCTGGGGCTGGGGGTGGTCATGCACAGCCCGATGATCTGGGGGCCTGCCGTCGCGCTCACGGCTGCCTATCTGGCTTGGTACACGATCAGCGCGACACGGCGCGTTGCCACGCCCTGA
- a CDS encoding LarC family nickel insertion protein: MAGRTLMGLHLHLDPVGGAAGDMFIAAMLHARPDLADRVLADVAAVLPAEVGRPELTEHVASGIMSRQFKLVLAKGGINARHGADTTYKATRALLESAPLSDGTADAACAILHRIAEAEAQVHNIPIDRVHFHEIADWDALMDVTAAGSICAALDGATYSLAPLPLGGGLVDTAHGKLPVPAPATALILQGFDWHDDGIAGERVTPTGAAILAHVTGGSHGTRPPGRLSGVGSGAGTRVMKGLPNILRVTMFDTAESGMMHDQLVQLSCDIDDMTGEELGAATEALRATAGVVDVLLLNAQGKKSRPVVRMDLLVHPDQSEDVAERMFNLTSTLGLRRTVVDRLILPRKPETAPDGQRRKRTQRPAGHETLKVESDDLEGAQTLAARRSAARRGEAE; this comes from the coding sequence GTGGCCGGACGCACACTGATGGGGCTGCATCTGCATCTGGACCCCGTCGGCGGGGCAGCGGGGGATATGTTCATCGCCGCCATGCTGCACGCACGCCCCGACCTGGCTGACCGCGTTCTGGCCGATGTCGCAGCCGTTTTGCCCGCCGAGGTGGGCAGGCCTGAGCTGACCGAACATGTGGCATCCGGCATCATGTCGCGCCAGTTCAAGCTGGTGCTGGCCAAGGGTGGCATAAATGCGCGGCACGGGGCTGACACCACCTACAAGGCGACGCGCGCCCTGCTGGAAAGCGCGCCGCTGTCCGACGGCACGGCGGACGCCGCCTGTGCCATCCTGCACCGCATCGCCGAGGCCGAGGCGCAGGTCCACAACATCCCCATCGACCGCGTGCATTTCCACGAAATCGCCGATTGGGACGCGCTGATGGACGTGACGGCGGCGGGCAGCATTTGCGCCGCACTGGACGGGGCGACCTACAGCCTGGCACCGCTGCCGCTGGGTGGCGGTCTGGTCGATACGGCGCATGGCAAACTGCCGGTGCCGGCCCCTGCGACGGCGCTGATCCTGCAGGGCTTTGACTGGCACGACGACGGCATCGCAGGCGAACGGGTGACGCCGACGGGGGCCGCGATCCTGGCCCATGTCACCGGCGGCAGCCACGGCACCCGCCCGCCCGGTCGGCTGTCGGGCGTGGGTTCGGGCGCGGGCACGCGGGTGATGAAAGGTCTGCCGAATATCCTGCGCGTCACGATGTTCGACACCGCCGAAAGTGGCATGATGCACGACCAGCTTGTGCAACTGTCCTGCGACATCGACGACATGACGGGCGAGGAACTGGGCGCGGCAACCGAGGCATTGCGGGCAACGGCGGGCGTGGTTGATGTGCTGCTGCTGAACGCGCAGGGGAAAAAGTCACGCCCCGTTGTGCGAATGGATCTGCTGGTGCACCCCGACCAATCCGAAGATGTGGCGGAACGAATGTTCAACCTGACCTCGACCCTTGGGTTGCGCCGCACAGTGGTCGACCGGCTGATCCTGCCCCGCAAACCCGAAACCGCCCCGGACGGCCAACGCCGCAAGCGCACACAGCGCCCGGCAGGCCACGAAACCCTGAAAGTCGAAAGCGACGATCTGGAAGGTGCGCAAACGCTGGCCGCCCGGCGCAGCGCCGCGCGCCGTGGGGAAGCCGAATAG
- a CDS encoding lactate racemase domain-containing protein, translating to MTPNYVKLVQDTVLPRIALCRQTFAATRAGDPAAAVRDAMARAACTDKVKPGMSIAITAGSRGIADFPELLTAIVAEVRARGADPFVVPSMGSHGGATAEGQTALLAKLGVTEDVIGCPIRSSMETDEIGVLDNGMSVRMDRYANAADGIILFNRIKPHTSFRAPNESGLAKMLSIGLGKQSGAENCHARGIDNVGIFVAKMARMKLERCKVLFGIGTIENAYDELARVEVLDSDGLLEAEAPLLQEAMANMPRLPVGPLDQPTASGTLDVLVVDEIGKEFSGTGMDPNITHRFSSPKMQVHLHIERLVALGLSPRSNGNANGAARADVITAQIEENFDREAVYANCLTSQVLVQAKLPMVMPCARSAIQTVVKTSGADDITKPRLLRIPNTLKLEYLYASEAMLPELRDRPGFEIIGDLEEMQFEDGKLVNPWPDAH from the coding sequence ATGACACCCAATTATGTAAAGCTGGTGCAGGATACGGTGCTGCCGCGCATCGCGCTGTGCCGCCAGACCTTCGCCGCCACCCGCGCGGGTGACCCTGCCGCCGCCGTGCGTGATGCGATGGCGCGGGCCGCCTGCACGGACAAGGTCAAGCCGGGCATGTCCATCGCCATCACCGCCGGCAGCCGTGGCATCGCGGATTTCCCCGAACTGCTGACCGCCATCGTGGCCGAGGTCCGCGCACGCGGGGCAGACCCCTTTGTCGTGCCGTCCATGGGCAGCCACGGCGGCGCCACCGCCGAAGGGCAGACCGCCCTGCTGGCCAAGCTGGGCGTGACCGAGGACGTGATCGGCTGCCCCATCCGCTCGTCCATGGAAACCGACGAAATCGGCGTTCTGGACAACGGCATGTCGGTGCGCATGGACCGCTATGCCAATGCCGCCGACGGCATCATCCTGTTCAACCGGATCAAACCGCACACGTCCTTCCGCGCGCCCAACGAAAGCGGTCTGGCCAAGATGCTGTCGATCGGGCTGGGCAAACAGTCGGGGGCCGAAAACTGCCATGCGCGCGGCATCGACAACGTGGGCATCTTTGTCGCCAAGATGGCGCGGATGAAGCTGGAACGCTGCAAGGTGCTGTTCGGCATCGGCACCATCGAAAACGCCTATGACGAACTGGCGCGGGTCGAGGTTCTGGACAGCGACGGCTTGCTCGAGGCCGAGGCACCGCTGTTGCAAGAGGCGATGGCCAACATGCCGCGCCTGCCGGTCGGGCCGCTGGACCAGCCCACCGCATCCGGCACGCTGGACGTGCTGGTGGTGGACGAGATCGGCAAGGAGTTTTCCGGTACCGGCATGGACCCCAACATCACCCACCGCTTTTCCAGCCCCAAGATGCAGGTCCACCTGCACATCGAACGGCTGGTGGCGCTGGGGCTGTCGCCGCGCAGCAATGGCAACGCCAATGGCGCCGCGCGGGCCGATGTGATCACCGCGCAGATCGAAGAGAATTTCGACCGCGAGGCCGTCTATGCCAACTGCCTGACCTCGCAAGTGTTGGTGCAGGCCAAACTGCCCATGGTCATGCCCTGTGCGCGCTCGGCCATACAGACGGTGGTGAAAACCAGCGGGGCAGATGACATCACCAAGCCGCGCCTGCTGCGCATCCCGAACACGCTGAAGCTGGAATACCTCTATGCCTCCGAGGCGATGCTGCCCGAGCTGCGCGACCGTCCGGGGTTCGAGATCATCGGCGATCTGGAAGAGATGCAGTTCGAGGATGGCAAGCTGGTCAACCCGTGGCCGGACGCACACTGA
- a CDS encoding GntR family transcriptional regulator, translated as MSQTRTTQLLPKGMRADAHQALFEGGPTGRGVYDSLRDQIVKLDLPPGTPLLRAELAEVYGVSLTPLRDALQQLAKEGLVHIFPQSRTLVTPIDVTAIREAQFMRIALETEVVRELAAGIAPEDLARLRSIVALQAGIAQNPGDVPTFQELDEAFHQTLFVAARHVQTQRILRSHAGHLERLRRLHLSDTDDAGRMRNNQQVVEGHTQVVDGIEAGDAARAMDALRRHLQRTVDRIAEKRAAFPEFFAPEKG; from the coding sequence GTGTCTCAGACCCGCACCACGCAATTGCTGCCCAAAGGGATGCGCGCCGACGCCCATCAGGCGCTGTTCGAGGGCGGGCCAACGGGGCGCGGCGTCTACGACAGCCTGCGCGACCAAATCGTCAAGCTGGACCTGCCGCCCGGCACCCCGCTGTTGCGCGCCGAACTGGCCGAGGTGTATGGCGTCAGCCTGACACCGCTGCGCGATGCCTTGCAGCAACTGGCCAAAGAGGGGCTGGTGCATATTTTCCCGCAGTCGCGCACGCTGGTCACCCCCATCGACGTGACCGCCATCCGCGAGGCCCAGTTCATGCGCATCGCGCTGGAAACCGAGGTGGTGCGCGAGCTGGCAGCCGGGATTGCGCCCGAGGATCTGGCGCGGCTGCGCAGCATCGTGGCGCTTCAGGCCGGGATCGCGCAGAACCCAGGCGATGTGCCGACGTTTCAGGAGCTGGACGAGGCATTCCACCAGACGCTGTTCGTGGCCGCCCGCCATGTGCAGACCCAGCGCATCCTGCGCAGCCACGCGGGCCATCTGGAACGCCTGCGCCGCCTGCACCTGTCCGACACGGATGACGCAGGCCGGATGCGCAACAACCAACAGGTGGTCGAAGGGCACACACAGGTGGTCGATGGCATCGAGGCCGGAGACGCCGCCCGCGCCATGGACGCCCTGCGCCGCCACCTGCAGCGCACGGTGGACCGCATCGCCGAGAAACGCGCCGCCTTCCCCGAGTTTTTCGCGCCCGAGAAGGGGTAG
- a CDS encoding altronate dehydratase family protein, protein MDSQTTPRDPAARVLLLSGGDNVVVATGPIAQGTALPEHGVIANHDTPQGHKIAIRPLQSGAPILKFETVIGYAAHDIAPGDWLHSHNIKFDAVDKDYAFARDYVPTDILPEDQRASFMGIRRDNGQVGTRNYIGLFVTVNCSATVARKIGNYFDEERMEDWANVDGVIPFIHETGCGMEMTGEPMDLLRRTLAGYIRHPNMAGAVVLSLGCERNNLAQFFEEQSLAEGKMLKTITMQHVGGTARAITEGKAAVRDMLDAANQVQRTPCSAEHITIGMQCGGSDGLSGLSANPGLGAAADILVRNGGTAILSETPEIFGVEHLLTRRAQSEAVGRKLVERMDWWLDYTKGRDTQINGVVSPGNQAGGLANVLEKSLGGAKKSGSTGLMEVYRYGEPVTQKGLVFMDTPGFDPVSATGQIAGGANLICFTTGRGSCFGSYPSPTIKLASNTPMFTQMQDDMDINCGTVIDGDKTIAELGQEIFDHILAVASGQASKSEALGVGEEEFAPWPIGVTG, encoded by the coding sequence ATGGACAGCCAGACCACACCCCGCGACCCCGCTGCAAGGGTGCTTTTGCTGTCTGGGGGCGACAACGTGGTGGTGGCCACCGGACCGATTGCCCAAGGCACCGCGCTGCCCGAACACGGGGTCATTGCCAACCACGATACGCCGCAAGGTCACAAGATCGCAATCCGCCCGCTCCAGAGCGGCGCGCCGATCCTGAAATTCGAGACGGTCATCGGCTATGCCGCCCATGACATCGCACCCGGCGACTGGCTGCACAGCCACAACATCAAGTTCGACGCGGTGGACAAGGATTACGCCTTTGCCCGCGACTATGTCCCGACCGACATCCTGCCCGAGGACCAGCGCGCCAGCTTCATGGGTATCCGCCGCGACAACGGTCAGGTCGGCACGCGCAACTATATCGGCCTGTTCGTCACCGTGAACTGTTCCGCCACCGTGGCGCGCAAGATCGGCAATTATTTCGACGAAGAGCGCATGGAAGACTGGGCCAATGTCGACGGGGTGATCCCGTTTATCCACGAAACCGGCTGCGGCATGGAAATGACGGGCGAGCCGATGGACCTGCTGCGGCGCACGCTGGCGGGCTATATCCGGCACCCCAACATGGCCGGTGCCGTGGTGCTGTCGCTGGGCTGCGAGCGGAACAATCTGGCGCAGTTCTTCGAAGAACAAAGCCTGGCCGAAGGCAAGATGCTGAAAACCATCACCATGCAGCATGTGGGCGGCACCGCGCGTGCCATCACCGAGGGCAAGGCCGCCGTGCGCGACATGCTGGACGCCGCCAATCAGGTGCAGCGCACGCCGTGCAGCGCCGAACACATCACCATCGGGATGCAATGCGGCGGCTCGGACGGTTTGTCGGGGCTGTCGGCCAACCCCGGTCTTGGTGCGGCAGCCGACATCCTCGTGCGCAACGGCGGCACCGCGATCCTGTCCGAAACGCCCGAGATCTTTGGCGTCGAACACCTGTTGACCCGCCGCGCCCAGTCCGAGGCCGTCGGCCGCAAGCTGGTCGAGCGCATGGACTGGTGGCTGGACTATACCAAGGGCCGCGACACCCAGATCAACGGCGTCGTCAGCCCCGGCAATCAGGCGGGCGGGCTGGCCAACGTGCTGGAAAAATCGCTGGGCGGGGCCAAGAAGAGCGGCAGCACCGGATTGATGGAGGTCTATCGCTATGGCGAGCCGGTGACGCAAAAGGGGCTGGTGTTCATGGACACCCCCGGCTTTGATCCGGTGTCTGCCACGGGGCAGATCGCGGGCGGGGCCAACCTGATCTGTTTCACCACCGGGCGTGGCTCTTGCTTTGGGTCGTATCCGTCGCCAACGATCAAGCTGGCGTCGAACACGCCCATGTTCACCCAGATGCAGGACGATATGGACATCAACTGTGGCACGGTGATTGATGGGGACAAGACCATTGCCGAACTGGGGCAGGAGATTTTCGACCATATCCTGGCCGTCGCCTCTGGGCAGGCCAGCAAATCCGAAGCACTGGGCGTCGGAGAAGAAGAATTCGCACCCTGGCCAATTGGCGTGACGGGCTGA